A section of the Quatrionicoccus australiensis genome encodes:
- a CDS encoding ABC transporter substrate-binding protein, with the protein MNPQFTKLSRWLAALPLALTLHSGLHAETVARYGISMADIPLTTGQPDRGAGAYQFTGHTLYDPLVAWEANVGNRPGKLVPGLASEWKVDAKDNKKWVFTLRKGVKFHDGSEFNADAVVWNLDKVLADKSAQFDAKQSAQVRPRIPSIASYRKVGDYSVEITTKDIDALFPYQLPWFLISSPTQWEKMGKDWNKVASKPSGTGPFKLDKLVPRERADLVKNTAYWDKARMAKTDRIVLVPIPDAMTRANALLNGQVDIIETPPPDVLPQLKGAGFKLVQNVTPHVWPYHFSTQPGSPWTDIRVRKAANLAIDRSAVVSLMSGLATPAKGQLDQTSPWFGKPAFKIGYDLPAARALMAQAGYSQAKPLKAKVIIAQGGTGQMLSLPMNEFIQQSLAEIGIQVTFEVVELENLYLHWRSGAKADMNAGKGISAINLGYVTADPFYALTRFADSRYVAPNGVNWGGYNNPKVDAAIDQIRTTFDTKKQDGLLSFVHQSMVDDALMLWVVHDVNPHAISPKVKEFIQAQHWFQDLTTIRM; encoded by the coding sequence ATGAACCCCCAATTTACCAAGCTTTCACGCTGGCTGGCGGCGCTTCCCCTGGCGCTCACCCTGCATAGCGGTTTGCATGCAGAAACTGTCGCCAGGTATGGCATTTCGATGGCCGACATCCCGCTGACCACCGGTCAGCCGGATCGCGGCGCCGGCGCCTACCAATTCACCGGCCACACCCTGTACGACCCGCTGGTCGCCTGGGAGGCCAACGTCGGCAATCGTCCGGGCAAGCTGGTGCCGGGTCTGGCCAGCGAGTGGAAGGTCGATGCCAAGGACAACAAGAAGTGGGTCTTCACGCTGCGCAAGGGCGTCAAGTTCCACGACGGTTCCGAGTTCAACGCCGATGCCGTGGTCTGGAACCTCGACAAGGTGCTGGCCGACAAGTCGGCGCAGTTCGATGCGAAGCAGAGCGCCCAGGTGCGCCCGCGCATTCCGTCGATCGCCTCCTATCGCAAGGTCGGCGACTACTCGGTCGAAATCACGACCAAGGATATCGACGCGCTGTTCCCCTATCAGTTGCCGTGGTTCCTGATTTCCAGCCCGACGCAGTGGGAAAAGATGGGCAAGGACTGGAACAAGGTCGCCAGCAAGCCGTCCGGCACTGGTCCCTTCAAGCTCGACAAGCTGGTGCCGCGTGAGCGGGCCGACCTGGTCAAGAACACCGCTTACTGGGACAAGGCGCGCATGGCCAAGACGGATCGCATCGTGCTGGTGCCGATTCCCGACGCGATGACCCGCGCCAATGCGCTGTTGAACGGCCAGGTCGATATCATCGAAACGCCGCCGCCCGATGTGCTGCCGCAATTGAAGGGGGCCGGCTTCAAGCTGGTGCAGAACGTCACGCCGCATGTCTGGCCGTATCACTTCTCGACCCAGCCCGGCTCGCCATGGACTGACATCCGGGTGCGCAAGGCCGCCAACCTGGCGATCGACCGCAGCGCCGTGGTCAGCCTGATGAGCGGGCTGGCAACGCCGGCCAAGGGGCAGCTTGACCAGACCAGCCCGTGGTTCGGCAAGCCGGCCTTCAAGATCGGTTACGACCTGCCCGCCGCGCGTGCCCTGATGGCCCAGGCAGGTTACAGCCAGGCCAAGCCGCTCAAGGCCAAGGTCATCATCGCCCAGGGCGGGACTGGCCAGATGCTGTCCTTGCCGATGAACGAGTTCATCCAGCAGAGTCTGGCCGAAATCGGTATCCAGGTGACTTTCGAAGTCGTCGAGCTGGAGAACCTCTACCTGCACTGGCGTAGCGGTGCCAAGGCCGACATGAACGCCGGCAAGGGCATCTCCGCGATCAACCTCGGTTACGTTACCGCCGACCCGTTCTACGCACTGACCCGCTTTGCCGACAGCCGTTACGTCGCGCCGAACGGCGTGAACTGGGGTGGCTACAACAACCCGAAGGTCGATGCCGCGATCGACCAGATTCGTACCACCTTCGATACCAAGAAGCAGGACGGGCTGCTCTCCTTCGTGCATCAATCGATGGTCGACGATGCGCTGATGCTGTGGGTGGTGCATGACGTCAATCCGCACGCCATCTCGCCCAAGGTCAAGGAATTCATCCAGGCCCAGCACTGGTTCCAGGACCTGACCACCATCCGCATGTGA
- a CDS encoding ABC transporter permease, with protein MFAYIIKRLIYAIPIALSVTVVSFVLVYLAPGDPLNAIAPADAPEEVIVALKSAYGLDKPVPVQYGLWLLRAVQGDLGTSIASGRAVTAEVLSAVSNTLLLAGMAALGGVLIGCILGALAGYRHGTWIDRVATVISVIGVSIPHYWLGLVLTIVFSIWLPWFPAMGAGPGGSSEWLWDAEHLRHLVLPALTLSVIPMGIITRTVRALVADMLEQEFVTALRARGLSGVAVFRHIAKNTAPTVLAVAGLQIGYLMGGSILVETVFAWPGTGFLLNTAIFQRDIPLLQGTILVLCMFFVVLNLLVDILQPLIDPRIGRG; from the coding sequence ATGTTTGCCTACATCATCAAGCGTCTGATCTACGCCATCCCCATCGCGCTGAGCGTGACGGTGGTTTCCTTCGTGCTGGTCTACCTGGCACCGGGCGACCCGCTCAACGCCATCGCCCCGGCCGACGCGCCGGAAGAAGTCATCGTCGCCCTGAAGAGCGCCTACGGCCTCGACAAGCCGGTGCCGGTGCAATACGGCCTGTGGCTACTGCGCGCCGTACAGGGCGATCTCGGCACCTCGATCGCCTCCGGTCGTGCCGTTACCGCCGAAGTGCTTAGCGCCGTCAGCAACACGCTGCTGCTCGCCGGCATGGCCGCGCTGGGCGGCGTGTTGATCGGCTGCATCCTCGGCGCCCTGGCCGGCTACCGCCACGGCACCTGGATCGACCGCGTCGCCACCGTGATTTCGGTGATCGGCGTCAGCATTCCCCACTACTGGCTGGGCCTCGTGCTCACCATCGTCTTCTCCATCTGGCTGCCCTGGTTTCCTGCCATGGGCGCCGGCCCCGGCGGTTCCTCGGAATGGCTGTGGGATGCCGAGCACCTGCGCCACCTGGTGCTGCCGGCGCTCACCCTGTCGGTGATCCCGATGGGCATCATCACTCGCACCGTACGCGCCCTGGTCGCCGACATGCTGGAACAGGAATTCGTCACCGCGCTGCGCGCCCGCGGCCTGTCCGGCGTCGCCGTCTTCCGCCACATCGCCAAGAACACCGCGCCGACCGTGCTCGCCGTCGCCGGCCTGCAGATCGGCTACCTGATGGGTGGTTCGATCCTGGTCGAGACCGTCTTCGCCTGGCCGGGCACCGGCTTCCTGCTCAATACCGCGATCTTCCAGCGCGACATCCCCCTGCTGCAGGGAACCATCCTCGTGCTCTGCATGTTCTTCGTCGTCCTCAACCTGCTGGTGGACATCCTGCAACCGCTGATCGACCCGCGCATAGGCCGCGGCTAA